The Streptomyces sp. GSL17-111 region CGACCTCACCGCGTCGATCGAGCTGGACAGCCGACCGGTCGACGACCCGTTCCAGCACCTCGTCTCCGATCCGCGCCGCTGCCGGCTGCGCGTCGCGGACCAGCTGTACGTGCGGCTCGTCGAGGTCGGTACGGCCCTGGCGGCCCGTTCCTACGGCGGCGCGCTCGACGTCGTGCTCGACGTCGCCGACGCCTTCTGCCCGTGGAACGCCGGCCGCTGGCGGCTGAGCGCGGACGCCGTGGGAGCCGTGTGCGAGCGCACCGAAGCCCCGGCCGATCTGGCCCTCGACGTCCGGGAGCTCGGCGCGGCCTACCTGGGCGGCGTTCCGCTGAGGGGGCTGGCCGAAGCCGGCCTCGTCCGGGAGCTGCGGCCCGGCGCGCTGGAGGCGGCCTCGACCGCGTTCCGGGCCACGCGGGCCCCCTGGTCGCCCTACGGCTTCTGACAGGCCGGGCACCAGAACAGGTTCCGCCCCGCCAGCTCCGCCGTCCGCACCGGGGTCGCGCACACGTGGCACGGCTGCGCCGCCCGGCGGTAGACGTACACCTCGCCGCCGTGGTCGTCCACGCGCGGCGGGCGGCCCATCGCCTCGGGCGTGTGCGCGGGGCGGACGGTGTCGATGCGGTTGTGCCGCACGCCCTCGGGCATCAGGGCGACGAGGTCGTCCCACAGCGCCCGCCACTGCGCCCGGGTGAGCTCCCGTCCCGGAAGGTAGGGGTGGACCCCGTGCCGGAAGAGCACCTCGGCCCGGTAGACGTTGCCGACGCCGGCCACGATCTTCTGGTCGAGCAGCAGCACGGCGATCGCGGTGCGGCTGCGCGCTATCCGCGCCCAGGCGCGGTCGGGGTCGGCGCCCGGCCGCAGCGGGTCGGGGCCCAGCCGGGCCGCGACGGCGTCCTTGTCCGCGTCGGTCACCAACGCGCAGCGCGTCGGTCCGCGCAGATCGGCGTAGGCGTCGGCGTGCGCCAGCCGCAGCCGGACGGTCGGGGGCGGGTCGACGCCGACCGGGTCGTCCGGCGTCCCGAAGAACACCTTGCCGAACAGGCCGAGGTGGACGTGCACCCAGCCGGTGCCGGGCCCGAAGCCCAGGAACAGGTGCTTGCCGACGGCCTCGGCCGTCCGCAGCGGGAGGCCGTCCAGCCGCCGTGCGGCGTCCGCGAACGTGCCCTGCGGGCTGGACGCGCGGACGACCCGGCCGCCGAAGCGCTCCCCGTAGTCCGCCGCCAGCCGGTGGATCGTGTGGCCCTCGGGCATGTCCGGCGCCGCGTCTCCCGCTCTCGGTGGCTCAGTCCTGCTGGGGGTGGTGGGCCGGGATCGGGGGCAGCTCGCCCGTCGCCTCGTAACCGGCCAGCTGCTCGATGCGGCGCTCGTGGCGCTCGTCACCGCTGAACGGCGTGGTGAGGAACACCTCGACGAAGCGGGTGGCCTCCTCGGTGGAGTGCATCCGCGCGCCGACGCTGATCACGTTCGCGTTGTTGTGCTCCCGGCCCAGGGCGGCGGTCTGCTCGCTCCAGGCCAGCACCGCCCGCACGCCGCGCACCTTGTTGGCGGCGATCTGCTCGCCGTTGCCCGAGCCGCCCACCACGACGCCCAGCGCGTCGCTGTCCGCGGCGGTGCGCTCGGCGGCCCGCAGGCAGAAGGGCGGGTAGTCGTCGGCCGCGTCGTAGAGGTGCGGGCCGCAGTCGACGGGCTCGTGGCCGTTGGCCTTGAGCCACTCCACCAGGTGGTTCTTCAGTTCGTAGCCGGCGTGATCGGAGCCGAGGTAGACGCGCATGGGCACGAGTCTGACACGCGGCGGCGGGCGTGGGGGCTCCGGGGCGGCGCGCCCGCGAAGCACGCGCCGGGCCTCCGTAGACTGGCGGACGTGAGCGACACCCCCGGCACCCCAGGCAGTACAGGACCAGAAGGCGACCCCTTCGGGAGCGACCCGTTCGAGGAGTTCGAGGAGATCGTGGGGGAGGAGACCCAGCGCGATCCCGACCTCGCGGTGATCGAGGCGGGCAGCCGCACGCTGCGCACCCAGGCCGGATCGCTCGCCGCCGACGACGTGCCCGCCCGCCCGGCGGATCCGGAGACCGACCGCGCCCTGCGCGCGGTGGAGCAGGAGCTGCTCGACCGCTGGCCGGAGACGCGGCTGGAACCGAGCCTGGACCGCATCCGGGCGCTCATGGACGTCCTCGGGGAACCGCAGCGCTCCTACCAGTCCGTGCACATCACCGGGACGAACGGCAAGACGAGCACCGCCCGCATGATCGACGCGCTCCTGCGGGCGTTCGAGCTGCGCACCGGGCGGTACAGCAGCCCGCACGTGCAGTCGATGACCGAGCGCATCAGCGTCGACGGGACGCCGCTGCCCGCCGAGTCCTTCATCCGCACGTACGAGGACACCAAGCCCTTCTTCGACCTGGTCGACGCCACCCAGGAGCACCGGCTCTCCTTCTTCGAGGCGCTGACGGGCATGGCCTACGCGGCGTTCGCGGACGCGCCGGTCGAGGTCGCGGTGGTCGAGGTCGGCATGGGCGGCAGCTGGGACGCCACCAACGTCATCGACGCCGGCGTCTCCGTCGTCACCCCGATCTCCCTCGACCACACCGAGCGGCTGGGTGGCACACCCGCCGAGATCGCCCAGGAGAAGGCCGGCATCATCGCGCCCGACGCGACGGTCGTCCTGGCCCAGCAGCCCGTGGAGGCGGCGGCCGTCCTCATGCGCCGGGCCGCCGAACAGGGCGCGACGGTCGCCCGTGAGGGGCTGGAGTTCGGGATCGTCAGCCGGGAGGTCGCCGTCGGCGGTCAACTGCTGACGCTGCGCGGGCTCGGCGGCGAGTACCCCGACCTGTTCCTGCCGCTGCACGGCGCGCACATGGCGCACAACGCCGCCGTGGCCCTGGCCGCCGTCGAGGCGTTCTTCGGCGTCGGGGCCGAGCAGGGGCGCACGCTCGACGTGGACACCATCCGCACCGCCTTCGCCGCCGTGACCTCGCCCGGCCGTCTCGAACTCGTGCGCTCCAGCCCCTCCGTACTCCTGGACGCCGCGCACAACCCGGGTGGTGCGCGCGCCACGGCGGAGGCGGTCTCCGAGGCGTTCGGCTTCAGCCGGCTCGTCGGCGTCGTCGGGCCGAGCGGTGACAAGGACGTGCGCGGCGTGCTGGAGGCGCTGGAACCGGTGCTCGCCGAGGTCGTCGTCACGCGCAACTCCACCCCCCGGGCGATGGACGTGGACGCCCTGGCGGCCCTGGCCGTCGAGGTGTTCGGCGAGGAGCGGGTCCAGGTGGAGCCGCGGCTGGACGACGCGCTGGAGGCGGCCATCACCCTGGCCGAGGAGGAGCACGAGTTCTCCGGGGCCGGGGTGCTGGTGACCGGGTCGGTGATCACCGTCGGCGAGGCCCGGCTGCTGCTGGGGAAGGACCACTGATGCGGACGCTGTGTGCTTCCACGCTGCTGGCGGAGTTCTTCGTCATCGGCTTCGCGGGGCTCGTCGCGATGCGGCTGACCGACCACGGAACGGCCACCGTGTGGACCGTCTCGGGCGTCGCCATGGCGCTGTGCCTGCTGCTGTGCGGCATGCTCGGCCGCCCCGGCGGCGTCCAGCTCGGCTGGGCCCTCCAGGTCGCGCTGATCGCGAGCGGCTTCGTGGTGCCGACGATGTTTGTCCTGGGTGCCGTCTTCGCCCTCCTGTGGTGGGTGTCGATCAGGGTCGGGACGACGGTGGACCGGGCCAAGGCGGAGCGGGCCGCCGCGTCGCCGCCGGCTCCCTGACGGGCGTCCGCGGGCGCCCGACCGCGTTCGTTGTGTAGCCTCAGCGCGTCCCCCCGCGCCCGTGACGCCCCCGAACGGGCCCGACAAGCAAGGAGCGGCCCATGAGCCAGCGCACCCTCGTCCTCCTCAAGCCCGATGCGGTCCGGCGCGGCCTGATGGGCGAGATCATCGGCCGCCTCGAAGCCAAGGCGGGCTGGACGATCACTGCGCTGGAGCTGCGCACGCTGGATCGGGCCACTCTGGAGCAGCACTACGCGGAGCACGAAGGACGGCCGTTCTACGCGCCGTTGCTGGAGTTCATGACGTCGGGCCCGTCGGCGGTGATGGTCGTCGAGGGCGAGCGCGTCGTCGAGGGCGTGCGGGCGCTGGCCGGTCCCACGGACCCGATCCAGGCGGCTCCGGGCTCCATTCGAGGGGATTTCGGAACAATTGTCCGGGAAAACCTCATTCACGCCTCGGATTCCGCCGAATCCGCCGAACGTGAGATGAAGATCTTCTTCCCTCAGGGCGCCTGAATCCTTTTCTGGCGGTGTGTCAGCTGAGCCACCGCCACCTCACGCCTCGCGGAGGCGGCCGGGTCCGTTCGGCCGCCTCGTGCATATTCGTCGCCCGCAGCGGGAACGAATCACCCGGACGCGACGTCACCAGGGGTAGGTCCGGTCGTCGCCTGCACCACAATGGCGGGGGAACCCGATCCTCGTAGTTCGAATCATCGCGACTACGATGGAGGCCTCCGGAAGACCCTCCGCGATCCGCAGCGCTTCCTGCCCTCGTGCCTGCTCATCCACTTCGCTCCTGCTGGAAGGCCAGACGTATCCTCATGGCGAACAACATGTCGTTCATCGGCCGTGACATGGCGATCGACCTCGGGACCGCGAATACGCTGGTGTACGTCAGAGGGCGCGGAATTGTCCTCAACGAGCCGTCCGTCGTCGCTATCAACACCAACACCGGCGGGATTCTCGCCGTGGGTGCGGAGGCGAAGAAGATGATCGGCCGCACCCCGGGGAACATCGTGGCGGTCCGCCCGCTCAAGGACGGCGTCATCGCCGACTTCGAGATCACCGAGCGGATGCTGCGCTACTTCATCCTGAAGGTGCACCGGCGCCGTTACCTCGCCCGCCCCCGCGTCGTCATCTGCGTGCCCTCCGGCATCACCGGGGTCGAGCGCCGCGCGGTCATCGAGGCGTCCACGCAGGCGGGCGCGCGGCAGGTGCACATCATCGAGGAGCCGATGGCCGCCGCGATCGGCTCGGGTCTTCCGGTGCACGAGGCGACGGGCAACATGGTCGTCGACATCGGCGGCGGCACCACGGAGGTCGCCGTCATCTCCCTCGGCGGCATCGTCACCGCCCAGTCCATCCGCGTCGCGGGCGA contains the following coding sequences:
- a CDS encoding Fpg/Nei family DNA glycosylase, yielding MPEGHTIHRLAADYGERFGGRVVRASSPQGTFADAARRLDGLPLRTAEAVGKHLFLGFGPGTGWVHVHLGLFGKVFFGTPDDPVGVDPPPTVRLRLAHADAYADLRGPTRCALVTDADKDAVAARLGPDPLRPGADPDRAWARIARSRTAIAVLLLDQKIVAGVGNVYRAEVLFRHGVHPYLPGRELTRAQWRALWDDLVALMPEGVRHNRIDTVRPAHTPEAMGRPPRVDDHGGEVYVYRRAAQPCHVCATPVRTAELAGRNLFWCPACQKP
- a CDS encoding ribose-5-phosphate isomerase, with amino-acid sequence MRVYLGSDHAGYELKNHLVEWLKANGHEPVDCGPHLYDAADDYPPFCLRAAERTAADSDALGVVVGGSGNGEQIAANKVRGVRAVLAWSEQTAALGREHNNANVISVGARMHSTEEATRFVEVFLTTPFSGDERHERRIEQLAGYEATGELPPIPAHHPQQD
- the folC gene encoding bifunctional tetrahydrofolate synthase/dihydrofolate synthase, yielding MSDTPGTPGSTGPEGDPFGSDPFEEFEEIVGEETQRDPDLAVIEAGSRTLRTQAGSLAADDVPARPADPETDRALRAVEQELLDRWPETRLEPSLDRIRALMDVLGEPQRSYQSVHITGTNGKTSTARMIDALLRAFELRTGRYSSPHVQSMTERISVDGTPLPAESFIRTYEDTKPFFDLVDATQEHRLSFFEALTGMAYAAFADAPVEVAVVEVGMGGSWDATNVIDAGVSVVTPISLDHTERLGGTPAEIAQEKAGIIAPDATVVLAQQPVEAAAVLMRRAAEQGATVAREGLEFGIVSREVAVGGQLLTLRGLGGEYPDLFLPLHGAHMAHNAAVALAAVEAFFGVGAEQGRTLDVDTIRTAFAAVTSPGRLELVRSSPSVLLDAAHNPGGARATAEAVSEAFGFSRLVGVVGPSGDKDVRGVLEALEPVLAEVVVTRNSTPRAMDVDALAALAVEVFGEERVQVEPRLDDALEAAITLAEEEHEFSGAGVLVTGSVITVGEARLLLGKDH
- a CDS encoding DUF4233 domain-containing protein translates to MRTLCASTLLAEFFVIGFAGLVAMRLTDHGTATVWTVSGVAMALCLLLCGMLGRPGGVQLGWALQVALIASGFVVPTMFVLGAVFALLWWVSIRVGTTVDRAKAERAAASPPAP
- the ndk gene encoding nucleoside-diphosphate kinase — translated: MSQRTLVLLKPDAVRRGLMGEIIGRLEAKAGWTITALELRTLDRATLEQHYAEHEGRPFYAPLLEFMTSGPSAVMVVEGERVVEGVRALAGPTDPIQAAPGSIRGDFGTIVRENLIHASDSAESAEREMKIFFPQGA
- a CDS encoding rod shape-determining protein gives rise to the protein MSFIGRDMAIDLGTANTLVYVRGRGIVLNEPSVVAINTNTGGILAVGAEAKKMIGRTPGNIVAVRPLKDGVIADFEITERMLRYFILKVHRRRYLARPRVVICVPSGITGVERRAVIEASTQAGARQVHIIEEPMAAAIGSGLPVHEATGNMVVDIGGGTTEVAVISLGGIVTAQSIRVAGDELDNAIIQHVKKEYSLLLGERSAESIKITIGSAYDLEQDEHTEIRGRDLVSGLPKTVVISAAEVRKAIEEPVNSIVDAVKTTLDKCPPELSGDVMDRGIVLTGGGALLRGLDERLRQETGMPIHIAEDPLDSVALGSGKCVEEFEALQQVLDSQPRR